A stretch of the Haloarcula ordinaria genome encodes the following:
- the ppsA gene encoding phosphoenolpyruvate synthase codes for MPTLWLDDIGADDLEEVGGKAASLGELTAAGLPVPSAFVVTADTYRSFIEATGIDEELFEAVDVDTDDSHALAEAAERAQELILGTDLPASVREDLLAAYDEMGDADVAVRSSATAEDLPDASFAGQQDTYLNVSRADLLQRVKECWASLFTQRAIYYRKENGFDHDVVNIAVVVQEMVDAEKSGVMFTSHPSTGAPKAILEAAWGLGEAVVSGAVSPDNYVVDRASGEIEEVTVADKRVMCVRGDDGETIERSVPEEKREERVLSAEEIHRLIEVGETVEAHYDTPQDVEWAIFEDEVYLLQSRPITTIDEGSAVPSTDAGRAEPTEAAGAADGGSMQTSSEDIRLSGLGSSPGRVTGTVKIVDKLDNLDKVEEGDIIVTEMTTPDMVPAMKRAAGIVTDQGGMTSHAAIVSRELGVPAVVGADDATDRLRDGQTVTLDGDMGTVEQGASISEDSEEEDVPTVEPHSPVKPMTGTEVKVNVSIPEAAERAAATGADGVGLLRIEHMILSTNKTPSRYVEDHGERAYIDEIVDGVRSVAEAFYPRPVRVRTLDAPSDEFRQLQGGEDEPSEHNPMLGYRGIRRSLDRPEEFTLELRAFERLYDLGYDNVELMLPLVTDAEDVLRAKALMEEVGIDPEKRDWGVMVETPASALSIEGLCEAGLDFVSFGTNDLTQYTLAVDRNNNNVADRFDELHPAVLNLMSQVIGTCREYDVSTSICGQAASKPRMVQFLVDEGVTSISANIDAVRDVQHEVKRVEQRLLLESVR; via the coding sequence ATGCCTACATTGTGGCTCGATGATATCGGTGCCGACGACCTCGAGGAGGTCGGCGGCAAGGCGGCGTCCCTCGGAGAACTGACCGCGGCGGGCCTCCCGGTCCCGTCGGCGTTCGTCGTTACCGCCGACACGTATCGGTCGTTCATCGAAGCAACTGGAATCGACGAGGAGCTGTTCGAGGCGGTCGACGTCGACACCGACGACTCGCACGCGCTGGCCGAAGCGGCCGAGCGTGCACAGGAACTCATCCTCGGGACGGACCTGCCGGCGTCGGTCCGCGAGGACCTGCTCGCGGCCTACGACGAGATGGGCGACGCGGACGTCGCAGTCCGGTCCTCGGCGACGGCGGAGGACCTCCCGGACGCGTCGTTCGCCGGGCAACAGGACACCTACCTCAACGTCTCGCGGGCCGACCTGCTCCAGCGGGTCAAGGAGTGCTGGGCCTCGCTGTTCACCCAGCGCGCCATCTACTACCGGAAGGAGAACGGGTTCGACCACGACGTGGTCAACATCGCCGTCGTCGTCCAGGAGATGGTCGACGCCGAGAAGTCGGGCGTGATGTTCACGAGCCACCCGTCGACCGGCGCACCGAAGGCCATCCTCGAGGCGGCGTGGGGCCTCGGCGAGGCCGTCGTCTCGGGCGCTGTCTCACCCGACAACTACGTCGTCGACCGGGCCAGCGGCGAGATAGAGGAAGTGACTGTCGCCGACAAGCGCGTGATGTGCGTCCGCGGCGACGACGGCGAGACCATCGAGCGCTCGGTCCCCGAAGAGAAGCGCGAGGAGCGCGTCCTCTCGGCCGAGGAGATACACCGCCTCATCGAGGTCGGTGAGACGGTCGAGGCACACTACGATACCCCACAGGACGTCGAGTGGGCCATCTTCGAAGACGAGGTGTACCTCCTGCAGTCCCGGCCGATTACGACCATCGACGAGGGTTCTGCGGTCCCCTCGACCGACGCCGGCCGGGCCGAACCGACCGAAGCCGCGGGGGCCGCCGACGGCGGGTCGATGCAGACCTCCAGCGAGGACATCCGGCTCTCGGGGCTCGGCTCCAGCCCCGGCCGGGTGACGGGGACCGTCAAGATCGTCGACAAGCTCGACAACCTGGACAAGGTCGAGGAGGGCGACATCATCGTCACCGAGATGACCACCCCCGACATGGTCCCGGCGATGAAGCGCGCGGCCGGCATCGTCACCGACCAGGGCGGGATGACCAGTCACGCCGCCATCGTCTCCCGCGAACTGGGCGTCCCGGCGGTGGTCGGCGCCGACGACGCGACCGACCGACTGCGCGACGGCCAGACCGTCACGCTCGACGGTGACATGGGCACCGTCGAACAGGGCGCGTCCATCTCCGAGGACAGCGAAGAGGAGGACGTCCCGACCGTCGAACCCCACTCGCCGGTCAAGCCGATGACCGGCACCGAGGTGAAGGTCAACGTCTCTATCCCGGAGGCCGCCGAACGGGCCGCCGCGACGGGCGCCGACGGCGTCGGGCTGCTCCGCATCGAGCACATGATTCTCTCGACGAACAAGACGCCGTCGCGCTACGTGGAGGACCACGGCGAGCGGGCCTACATCGACGAGATCGTCGACGGCGTCCGGAGCGTCGCCGAGGCGTTCTACCCCCGGCCAGTAAGGGTCCGGACGCTCGACGCGCCCTCCGACGAGTTCCGGCAGCTCCAGGGCGGCGAGGACGAACCCAGCGAGCACAACCCGATGCTGGGCTACCGTGGCATCCGCCGCTCGCTGGACCGGCCCGAGGAGTTCACGCTCGAACTCCGCGCGTTCGAGCGTCTCTACGACCTGGGGTACGACAACGTCGAGCTGATGCTCCCGCTGGTGACCGACGCCGAGGACGTCTTGCGGGCGAAGGCGCTGATGGAGGAGGTCGGCATCGACCCCGAGAAGCGCGACTGGGGTGTGATGGTCGAGACGCCCGCCAGCGCGCTGAGCATCGAGGGTCTCTGTGAGGCGGGGCTCGACTTCGTCTCCTTCGGGACGAACGACCTCACGCAGTACACGCTGGCGGTCGACCGGAACAACAACAACGTCGCCGACCGCTTCGACGAGCTCCATCCCGCCGTGCTCAACCTGATGAGTCAGGTCATCGGCACCTGCCGGGAGTACGACGTCTCGACGAGTATCTGCGGGCAGGCGGCCTCGAAGCCGCGGATGGTCCAGTTCCTCGTCGACGAGGGCGTCACGTCCATCTCGGCGAACATCGACGCCGTCCGCGACGTCCAGCACGAGGTCAAGCGCGTCGAGCAGCGCCTCCTGCTGGAATCGGTCCGCTAA
- the mfnA gene encoding tyrosine decarboxylase MfnA gives MLQRAEPQDFDRVLSSMCTVPHPAAYEAAKRFLATNPGDPGTYETIADLEAEAVGYLGELAGLEDAAGYVASGGTEANIQALRLARNRADTDDPNVVAPVHAHFSFTKAADVLGVELRTAPAGDHRVNVEAMKRLVDEDTVCVVGVAGSTEYGFVDPIPAIADLAADAGALCHVDAAWGGFYLPFTDHDWHFGHADVDTMTIDPHKVGQAVVPAGGLLARSRSLLDELAVETPYLESTDQLTLTGTRSGAGVASAVAAMEALWPEGYREQYERSMANAEWLAEQLTARGHDVVGPELPLVAADLSVPMTDELRDRGWRVSKTGSGEMRVVCMPHVTRSMLRSFVADLDWY, from the coding sequence ATGCTCCAGCGGGCCGAGCCACAGGATTTCGACCGGGTGCTCTCCTCGATGTGTACCGTTCCCCACCCGGCGGCCTACGAGGCGGCCAAGCGATTCCTCGCGACCAACCCCGGCGACCCGGGGACCTACGAGACCATCGCCGACCTCGAAGCCGAGGCCGTCGGCTACCTCGGCGAACTCGCTGGACTCGAGGACGCGGCCGGCTACGTCGCCTCCGGCGGCACCGAGGCGAACATCCAGGCGCTCCGCCTCGCCCGCAACCGGGCCGATACCGACGACCCGAACGTGGTCGCGCCGGTCCACGCCCACTTCTCCTTCACAAAAGCGGCCGACGTGCTCGGCGTCGAGCTGCGTACCGCGCCCGCCGGGGACCACCGCGTCAACGTCGAGGCGATGAAACGACTGGTCGACGAGGATACCGTCTGTGTCGTCGGCGTCGCCGGGTCGACCGAGTACGGCTTCGTCGACCCCATCCCCGCTATCGCGGACCTCGCGGCCGACGCCGGGGCGCTCTGTCACGTGGACGCGGCCTGGGGCGGCTTCTACCTCCCCTTTACCGACCACGACTGGCACTTCGGCCACGCCGACGTCGACACGATGACTATCGACCCGCACAAGGTCGGGCAGGCCGTCGTCCCGGCTGGCGGGTTGCTGGCCCGCTCGCGCTCGCTGCTGGACGAACTCGCCGTCGAGACGCCCTATCTCGAGTCGACCGACCAGCTCACGCTGACCGGGACGCGCTCGGGGGCGGGCGTCGCCTCGGCGGTCGCTGCGATGGAGGCGCTGTGGCCGGAGGGCTACCGCGAGCAGTACGAGCGCTCGATGGCCAACGCCGAATGGCTGGCCGAACAGCTCACCGCGCGCGGCCACGACGTCGTGGGCCCGGAACTCCCGCTTGTGGCGGCCGACCTCTCGGTACCGATGACCGACGAACTCCGCGACCGCGGGTGGCGCGTCTCGAAGACCGGGTCCGGCGAGATGCGCGTCGTCTGTATGCCCCACGTCACCCGGTCGATGCTGCGGTCGTTCGTCGCGGACCTGGACTGGTACTGA
- a CDS encoding YqaA family protein, which produces MFAFLGECTTHGAGLSLLEEAVCTATGPTGLAIIAVYSFLIAFILPLPSEVVLVPAETLRLGLSTTGNLAMIILVSATGKAMGSLVAFHIGQEAKEYGPLVRRIKNSRFDLIEWSERQTVQLAKKFGYVGLALALCVPFFPDTLSIYAFTVLEEDYLKFGAATFVGSAGRLLVTIGLASGTLALL; this is translated from the coding sequence ATGTTTGCGTTCCTCGGCGAGTGCACCACGCACGGCGCCGGGCTCTCGTTGTTAGAAGAGGCCGTCTGTACCGCGACCGGGCCGACGGGGCTGGCCATCATCGCGGTCTACTCCTTCCTCATCGCGTTCATCCTGCCGTTGCCGAGCGAGGTCGTCCTCGTTCCGGCCGAGACCCTCCGCCTCGGCCTGTCGACGACCGGGAACCTCGCGATGATAATCCTCGTCAGTGCCACGGGGAAGGCGATGGGGAGCCTCGTGGCCTTCCACATCGGCCAGGAGGCCAAGGAGTACGGCCCGCTCGTCCGCCGCATCAAGAACTCGCGGTTCGACCTCATCGAGTGGTCCGAGCGCCAGACGGTCCAGCTCGCGAAGAAGTTCGGCTACGTTGGACTGGCGCTGGCGCTCTGTGTCCCCTTCTTCCCCGACACGCTCTCCATCTACGCGTTCACGGTCCTCGAGGAGGACTACCTCAAGTTCGGCGCCGCGACGTTCGTGGGGAGCGCTGGCCGCCTGCTCGTGACCATCGGGCTCGCCAGCGGGACGCTGGCGTTGCTGTAA
- a CDS encoding LiaF transmembrane domain-containing protein produces MASRRLTAQTLLGGIVVLIGLALLARSTGLFDVGSIFRFVPSVFIVLGLYALISSGFRNIVGPLLVVLVALAWQLVALDVLAAGDVLQFWPLLIIFFGISLVLGQYRARARAATGDATTVFAFFGGAERRVTSQTFRNADLTAIFGGVELDLRDAAIADPPAHVSATAIFGAAEIRVPREWNVRIDILPLFGATEDSRPRADEVHEDVDLVLTGFVAFGGAELLD; encoded by the coding sequence ATGGCATCGCGGCGACTCACCGCTCAGACCCTCCTCGGGGGCATCGTCGTCCTCATCGGACTCGCACTGCTCGCCCGCTCGACGGGATTGTTCGACGTCGGCAGTATCTTCCGATTCGTCCCGTCGGTGTTCATCGTTCTGGGGCTCTACGCCCTGATTTCGAGCGGCTTCCGGAATATCGTCGGCCCGCTGCTGGTCGTCCTCGTCGCGCTCGCGTGGCAACTTGTCGCGCTTGACGTCCTCGCCGCGGGCGACGTCCTGCAGTTCTGGCCGCTGTTGATAATCTTCTTCGGCATCTCGCTCGTCCTGGGCCAGTACCGGGCCCGGGCGCGGGCCGCCACCGGCGACGCGACCACGGTCTTCGCGTTCTTCGGTGGGGCCGAACGCCGCGTTACCTCCCAGACGTTCCGGAACGCGGACCTGACCGCTATCTTCGGCGGGGTCGAACTCGACCTCCGGGACGCGGCTATCGCCGACCCGCCGGCCCACGTCAGCGCGACGGCCATCTTCGGCGCCGCGGAGATTCGCGTCCCTCGCGAATGGAACGTCCGTATCGACATCCTGCCGCTGTTCGGCGCGACCGAGGACAGTCGGCCGCGAGCGGACGAGGTTCACGAGGACGTCGACCTCGTCCTTACCGGGTTCGTGGCCTTCGGGGGCGCGGAACTGCTCGACTGA
- the metG gene encoding methionine--tRNA ligase: MSHDEFPTEEPAVVTCGLPYANGDLHVGHLRTYVDGDALSRALRRIGQQTAFVCGSDMHGTPVAVNAAEEGVEPAEFALDYHETYAETFPQFNVEFDNYGHTDDETNTELTQRFVRSWIDNDHVHEKEIEVAWDTEEDQPLPDRFVEGTCPYCGEHARGDECDEGCQRHLEPGEIEDPVSTITGNPAEYRTREHQFLRLSDFQAYLQGFLDRLEGTDNAQNQPREWVDGELQDLCITRDMDWGIDYPSEDGDGEDLVLYVWVDAPIEYVSSTKQYSERVGADEYDWEDVWLVDGEEQHGPEWDDEWTDDSGEIVHVIGRDIIQHHAVFWPAMLRGAGFNEPRAILATGFVGIDGKALSTSRNRAVWADEYLDAGFHPDLFRYYITTGAGLESDVDFSWDRFQERVNGELVGNVGNFIYRSLLFAERNYDGTPEADVSDDVRERIEQAVDEFEQAVGDYDVRSLAEVAIDLSNYGNEYIQRNEPWNLVGEEPDRAAQVIRDCVQLTKAVAVVMQPVLPGKAERLWGQLEEEGSVADVPLETALEAPPAAFGEPEELFAKVEDDHIEALNEELETRVAEASEDDEEVDEDASDAPADLQPLVEERISFDDFEGVDMRVGEIVTAEPVEGADKLLKLEVDIGHEVRQVVAGLRQLHDHEDLPGTRVILLANMEKAELFGVESDGMVLAAGEEADLLTTHEDAPLGTRVR; encoded by the coding sequence ATGAGCCACGACGAGTTCCCGACCGAGGAACCGGCGGTGGTGACCTGCGGGCTGCCGTACGCCAACGGCGACCTGCACGTCGGCCACCTCCGAACCTACGTCGACGGGGACGCCTTATCGCGTGCCCTGCGCCGCATCGGCCAGCAGACCGCCTTCGTCTGCGGGTCGGACATGCACGGGACCCCGGTCGCCGTCAACGCCGCCGAAGAGGGCGTCGAGCCCGCCGAGTTCGCACTCGACTACCACGAGACCTACGCCGAGACGTTCCCGCAGTTCAACGTCGAGTTCGATAACTACGGCCACACCGACGACGAGACGAACACCGAGCTGACCCAGCGGTTCGTCCGGTCGTGGATCGACAACGACCACGTCCACGAGAAGGAGATCGAGGTCGCCTGGGACACCGAGGAGGACCAACCGCTCCCGGACCGCTTCGTCGAGGGGACCTGTCCCTACTGCGGCGAGCACGCTCGCGGCGACGAGTGCGACGAGGGCTGTCAGCGCCACCTCGAACCCGGCGAGATAGAGGACCCCGTCAGCACCATCACGGGCAACCCCGCGGAGTACCGCACTCGAGAGCACCAGTTCCTCCGCCTCTCTGACTTCCAGGCGTACCTCCAGGGCTTCCTCGACCGCCTCGAGGGGACCGACAACGCCCAGAACCAGCCCCGCGAGTGGGTCGACGGCGAGCTCCAGGACCTCTGTATCACCCGCGACATGGACTGGGGTATCGACTATCCGAGTGAAGACGGCGACGGCGAGGACCTGGTGCTGTACGTCTGGGTCGACGCCCCCATCGAGTACGTCTCCTCGACCAAGCAGTACTCCGAGCGCGTCGGCGCCGACGAGTACGACTGGGAGGACGTCTGGCTGGTCGACGGCGAGGAACAACACGGCCCCGAGTGGGACGACGAGTGGACCGACGACAGCGGCGAGATCGTCCACGTCATCGGCCGCGACATCATCCAGCACCACGCCGTCTTCTGGCCGGCGATGCTGCGCGGGGCCGGGTTCAACGAGCCGCGGGCCATCCTCGCCACCGGCTTCGTCGGCATCGACGGCAAAGCCCTCTCGACGTCGCGCAACCGCGCCGTCTGGGCCGACGAGTATCTCGACGCCGGTTTCCACCCCGACCTGTTCCGGTACTACATCACGACCGGCGCCGGGCTCGAATCCGACGTCGACTTCTCCTGGGACCGCTTCCAGGAGCGGGTCAACGGCGAACTCGTCGGCAACGTCGGGAACTTCATCTACCGCTCGCTGCTCTTTGCCGAGCGCAACTACGACGGGACGCCCGAGGCCGACGTCAGCGACGACGTGCGAGAGCGCATCGAGCAAGCCGTAGACGAGTTCGAGCAGGCCGTCGGGGACTACGACGTCCGCTCGCTCGCGGAGGTTGCTATCGACCTCTCGAACTACGGCAACGAGTACATCCAGCGCAACGAGCCCTGGAACCTCGTCGGCGAGGAGCCGGACCGCGCCGCACAGGTCATCCGCGACTGCGTCCAGCTGACGAAGGCCGTCGCCGTCGTCATGCAACCGGTCCTGCCGGGGAAGGCCGAACGGCTCTGGGGCCAGCTCGAAGAGGAGGGCTCCGTCGCCGACGTCCCCCTCGAGACCGCGCTCGAGGCGCCGCCGGCGGCGTTCGGCGAACCCGAGGAACTGTTCGCGAAGGTCGAGGACGACCACATCGAGGCCCTGAACGAGGAACTGGAGACGCGAGTCGCAGAAGCCAGCGAAGACGACGAGGAAGTCGACGAAGACGCTTCGGACGCACCCGCGGACCTCCAGCCGCTCGTCGAGGAGCGAATCAGCTTCGACGACTTCGAGGGCGTCGACATGCGCGTCGGCGAGATCGTCACTGCCGAACCAGTCGAGGGCGCGGACAAGCTCCTCAAACTGGAGGTCGACATCGGTCACGAGGTGCGTCAGGTCGTCGCCGGTCTCCGCCAGCTCCACGACCACGAGGACCTCCCGGGGACGCGGGTCATCCTGCTCGCGAACATGGAGAAGGCCGAACTGTTCGGCGTCGAGTCCGACGGGATGGTGCTGGCGGCCGGCGAGGAGGCCGACCTGCTGACCACCCACGAGGACGCGCCGCTGGGGACGCGCGTCCGGTAG
- a CDS encoding DUF7312 domain-containing protein: MADDGGWRQPDEDHDGGQREDQRSAREPEAADGGNEHAVGALDADDLADGIPEEMIQEAADDEDGAVAGSFAPDLDVTPGTPRLENVVFVALGVYAAALAVGRMFVGASMYTPETLGALTVGVVAGTALLYGFFVGSNPDT; encoded by the coding sequence ATGGCAGACGACGGCGGGTGGCGACAACCCGACGAGGACCACGACGGCGGCCAGCGCGAGGACCAGCGGTCCGCTCGCGAGCCCGAGGCGGCCGACGGTGGCAACGAACACGCTGTCGGCGCGCTCGACGCCGACGACCTCGCCGACGGCATCCCGGAGGAGATGATTCAGGAGGCAGCGGACGACGAGGACGGCGCCGTCGCCGGGTCGTTCGCCCCGGACCTGGACGTCACGCCGGGGACGCCGCGGCTCGAGAACGTCGTCTTCGTCGCGCTGGGCGTCTACGCGGCCGCCCTCGCCGTCGGGCGGATGTTCGTCGGCGCGTCGATGTACACGCCCGAGACGCTGGGGGCCCTGACGGTCGGCGTGGTCGCCGGCACTGCGCTGCTCTACGGCTTTTTCGTCGGGAGCAACCCGGACACTTAA
- a CDS encoding NfeD family protein, translating to MVDPLAVAPLAPLQAESLFSLSLSLLLFLAGSGLIVAEAFAPGTHFFVLGVALLTAGLVGLFIPAGLGIFAPLILAAVVLLATGATLWGYRKLDFAGGERGVTLSSSSLRGQFGTVTERVTKTDGEVKLEDGGFNPYYQARSVDGVIEVGTEVMVVDPGGGNVLEVESVEGTDDIDRALERDRTQSDEADSEFESETA from the coding sequence ATGGTCGACCCGCTGGCCGTCGCACCCCTCGCCCCCCTGCAGGCAGAATCACTGTTCAGTCTCTCGCTCTCCCTGCTGCTGTTTCTGGCTGGCTCCGGGCTCATCGTCGCCGAAGCGTTCGCACCGGGGACGCACTTCTTCGTGCTCGGCGTCGCGCTGCTGACCGCCGGACTGGTCGGGCTGTTCATCCCCGCGGGACTGGGTATCTTCGCCCCGCTCATCCTCGCTGCCGTCGTCTTGCTCGCGACGGGGGCGACGCTGTGGGGCTATCGCAAGCTGGATTTCGCCGGCGGCGAGCGCGGGGTGACGCTCTCGTCGAGCTCCCTGCGGGGCCAGTTCGGGACCGTCACCGAACGGGTCACGAAGACGGACGGCGAGGTCAAACTGGAGGACGGCGGCTTCAACCCCTACTACCAGGCCCGGAGCGTCGACGGCGTCATCGAGGTCGGGACCGAGGTGATGGTCGTCGACCCCGGCGGCGGGAACGTCCTCGAAGTCGAGTCGGTCGAGGGGACCGACGACATCGACCGGGCGCTGGAGCGCGACCGCACGCAGTCCGACGAGGCGGACTCGGAGTTCGAGTCCGAGACCGCTTGA
- a CDS encoding SPFH domain-containing protein, which translates to MFPALVPLQSLVGGVLGFVTVVLLVMVIALVYSSVVIIRPYQKGAYTVLGTYRGILDQGIHFIYPFVSDVTRFDMRTQTLDVPRQEAITRDNSPVTADAVVYIKVMDPKKAFLEVDNYERAVSNLAQTTLRAVLGDMELDDTLNKRQEINARIRKELDEPTDEWGVRVESVEVREVNPSKEVQQAMEQQTSAERRRRAMILEAQGERRSAVETAQGDKQSNIIRAQGEKQSQILEAQGDAISTVLRAKSAESMGERAIIDKGMETLSEIGQGESTTFILPQELTSLVGRYGKHLSGSDVKQNGHVLEGLDFDEEAREMLGLDDIEEILGQIDQQAEVDVEAMEQEAQKIKRGQDAGVDDADEVIEEMDAQIDQGDEGSDAGN; encoded by the coding sequence ATGTTCCCCGCGTTAGTGCCGTTGCAATCGCTCGTAGGAGGAGTCCTCGGCTTTGTCACCGTCGTCCTCCTCGTCATGGTCATCGCGCTGGTGTACTCCAGCGTCGTCATCATCCGCCCGTATCAGAAGGGCGCGTACACCGTCCTCGGGACGTACCGCGGTATCCTCGACCAGGGGATTCACTTCATATACCCCTTCGTCTCGGACGTCACCCGCTTCGACATGCGGACCCAGACGCTCGACGTCCCGCGACAGGAAGCCATCACGCGCGACAACTCGCCGGTCACCGCCGACGCCGTCGTCTACATCAAGGTGATGGACCCCAAGAAGGCGTTCCTCGAGGTCGACAACTACGAGCGCGCCGTCTCCAACCTCGCCCAGACCACCCTCCGTGCCGTCCTGGGTGACATGGAACTCGACGACACGCTCAACAAGCGCCAGGAGATCAACGCCCGCATCCGCAAGGAACTCGACGAACCCACCGACGAGTGGGGTGTCCGGGTCGAGTCCGTCGAGGTCCGCGAGGTCAACCCTTCGAAGGAAGTCCAGCAGGCGATGGAGCAACAGACGTCCGCCGAACGCCGTCGCCGTGCCATGATTCTCGAGGCGCAGGGTGAACGCCGCTCCGCCGTCGAGACGGCCCAGGGTGACAAGCAGTCCAACATCATCCGCGCACAGGGTGAGAAGCAGAGCCAGATTCTCGAAGCCCAGGGTGACGCCATCTCGACGGTCCTCCGTGCGAAATCTGCCGAATCGATGGGCGAGCGTGCCATCATCGACAAGGGGATGGAGACGCTCTCGGAGATCGGCCAGGGCGAGTCGACGACGTTCATCCTCCCACAGGAGCTCACGTCGCTGGTCGGCCGCTACGGCAAGCACCTCTCGGGGTCCGACGTCAAACAGAACGGACACGTCCTCGAGGGCCTGGACTTCGACGAGGAGGCCCGCGAGATGCTCGGTCTCGACGACATCGAGGAGATCCTCGGCCAGATCGACCAGCAAGCCGAGGTCGATGTCGAGGCGATGGAGCAAGAGGCACAGAAGATCAAACGCGGTCAGGACGCTGGCGTCGACGACGCCGACGAGGTCATCGAGGAGATGGACGCCCAGATAGACCAGGGTGACGAAGGGTCGGACGCTGGTAACTAA
- a CDS encoding winged helix-turn-helix transcriptional regulator produces the protein MAREGEVDEDKRATLRRFAALGAASPFARFGDSGSDSDAPDAIAGYVSAHPGTHFSKLRDDLKLGTGEAQHHLHRLENDGVVASRKDGDYRRYFPAGQFSEAEQVTLGYLRRETPRGMLVTMLRDPDATASELASELGVSRPTISNYAGELEAAGLLSRDDGYAVANPETVLMLLIRYADSFGDDAAALASDAGSLIRWDP, from the coding sequence ATGGCCCGGGAGGGTGAGGTAGACGAGGACAAGCGAGCGACGCTTCGCCGGTTCGCGGCCCTCGGCGCGGCGAGTCCGTTCGCCAGGTTCGGCGACAGCGGGAGCGACAGCGACGCGCCCGACGCCATCGCCGGCTACGTCTCCGCCCACCCCGGTACGCACTTCTCGAAACTCCGCGACGACCTCAAACTCGGGACCGGCGAGGCCCAGCACCACCTCCACCGCCTGGAGAACGACGGCGTCGTCGCCTCGCGGAAGGACGGCGACTACCGGCGGTACTTCCCGGCCGGGCAGTTCTCCGAGGCCGAACAGGTGACGCTGGGCTACCTCCGGCGCGAGACGCCCCGCGGGATGCTCGTTACGATGCTCCGCGACCCGGACGCGACGGCCTCCGAACTCGCGAGCGAACTGGGCGTCTCCCGGCCGACGATCAGCAACTACGCCGGCGAACTCGAGGCCGCAGGCCTCCTCTCGCGGGACGACGGTTACGCCGTCGCGAACCCGGAGACGGTACTCATGCTTCTGATCCGGTACGCCGACTCCTTCGGCGACGACGCTGCGGCGCTCGCGAGCGATGCAGGGTCGCTCATCAGGTGGGACCCGTAG
- a CDS encoding DUF7123 family protein — translation MSATAQAADTRLSEKQRRILEYLQSHAGEQTYFKSRLIGEELGLSAKEVGTNMSAIAEGEYGLDVEKWGYSSSTTWMVEA, via the coding sequence ATGAGCGCGACAGCACAGGCCGCCGACACGCGACTCTCCGAGAAACAGCGTCGAATCCTCGAGTACCTGCAGTCGCACGCCGGCGAGCAGACGTACTTCAAGTCACGGCTCATCGGCGAGGAACTCGGTCTGTCGGCCAAGGAGGTGGGGACGAACATGTCCGCCATCGCCGAGGGCGAGTACGGCCTCGACGTCGAGAAGTGGGGCTACTCCTCCTCGACGACGTGGATGGTCGAAGCCTGA
- a CDS encoding TRAM domain-containing protein — MEISEQLLCLFSADVTDEGDRYVVEVPRREIETGAIEASGTYRVALIATDERAEVGDEETEVETPPDQPQPPVEPGETRYVEIEDIGKQGDGIARVERGYVIIVPGADIGERVKIEVTEVKSNFAVGEILDEGV; from the coding sequence ATGGAAATCTCGGAGCAACTCCTGTGTCTGTTCAGTGCTGACGTCACCGACGAGGGTGACCGCTACGTCGTCGAGGTACCGCGCCGCGAAATCGAGACTGGCGCTATCGAAGCCAGCGGCACGTACCGCGTCGCACTCATCGCCACCGACGAGCGGGCCGAGGTCGGCGACGAGGAAACCGAGGTGGAGACGCCGCCGGACCAGCCCCAGCCTCCGGTCGAACCGGGCGAGACGCGCTACGTCGAAATCGAGGACATCGGCAAGCAGGGCGACGGTATCGCCCGCGTCGAGCGCGGCTACGTCATCATCGTCCCCGGCGCCGACATCGGCGAGCGGGTCAAAATCGAGGTCACGGAAGTGAAATCGAACTTCGCGGTCGGCGAAATCCTCGACGAAGGCGTCTAG